The following proteins are encoded in a genomic region of Cryptomeria japonica chromosome 11, Sugi_1.0, whole genome shotgun sequence:
- the LOC131859966 gene encoding uncharacterized protein LOC131859966 yields the protein MVDGEGMPMGFIYEAMDRAKEAISHYYRGNARKCEIFWRIIDRRWTNQLHQPIHAFAYFLNPKFYFSDSFRADEEVMASVITCIDKMTPDPELRDKVLDELEIYKSAEGRLFSSQLAIDRRGKQQPDLWWENYGAGTPNLQKIAIRVLSQPCSASGCERNWSVFESIHTKKRNRLSQKRLNDLVFVRYNLRLRVRQVEGVSREAIDLDEIDPYGDWTMNEQNDGDDVLLTEEEIAEIERGAAQDAEGARLDEDEDEDEDDDEDYDFEEESSHHLDTTTPTATTSSSRPEKLSYIRKNTKRKM from the exons atggtggatggagagggcatgccaatgggtttcatttatgaggccatggatagggccaaagaggccatttcacattactatcgtggaaatgcaagaaaatgtgaaatcttttggcgcatcattgatcgtaggtggacaaaccaactccaccaaccgatacatgccttcgcctactttttgaacccgaaattctacttctctgattcatttagggctgatgaggaggtcatggcaagtgttattacatgcattgataagatgacacctgatcctgagttgagagacaaggttcttgatgagttggag atctacaaaagtgcagaggggagactcttctcatcacaactagcaattgataggagaggaaaacaacaaccag atttatggtgggagaattatggtgccggcacgcctaatcttcaaaagatagctatccgtgttttgtctcagccatgcagtgcttctgggtgtgaacgaaattggagtgtctttgaaagcattcacacaaagaagagaaatagattgtcacaaaagcggctcaatgatctagtatttgttcggtacaaccttcgccttcgagttagacaggtggagggtgtttcacgtgaggccattgacttggatgaaattgatccatatggtgattggaccatgaatgaacaaaatgatggtgatgatgtcctccttaccgaagaagaaattgcagaaatagagagaggagcagcacaagatgcagaaggagcaagattggatgaagatgaggacgaagatgaggatgatgatgaggactatgactttgaagaagaatcatctcaccatttagataccacaacacccactgctactacttctagctcaaggcctgaaaaattgagctatattaggaaaaatacaaagaggaagatgtag